From the Selenomonas timonae genome, one window contains:
- a CDS encoding MFS transporter, with protein sequence MKKKFSEIPKIVWFQLFLLALGYAFYSANRLSFGVGLKAVAASISLTAVQLGTISTIFTLGQALIDIPAGYLADRFGRKRLLVMSMVGLGCMTALVTTSSNFISAAFWRLMFGVTEGCWNIVMYSVAGSIFPAARAMLNGLMMTFYSIGAYVGPAYYGWSLETTGEWSIGLQHMGAVTVVFGLLLIVGFKSKYTDTSKDVKQLHLVEAVRTVGFNKVVWLAVLIQILNIIPYWGFASMGPYLFMTYKGFSATEAGQFFGAIYGIGGLSGVLLGFFADRFGRRPTVLFLAALNALCALLIFHVMPQNSPLLYVVGAVMGIGLHAIYVLGYTIAQDGVSRQQIGLATGIVGASSYFLSFFSGPLMGFLTSTLGHAAALDIIVVAFEAVLVVVAFFMKETQHRAESK encoded by the coding sequence TGTCGTTCGGTGTCGGGCTCAAGGCGGTTGCGGCGAGCATATCGCTGACCGCTGTTCAGCTCGGTACGATCAGCACGATCTTTACGCTCGGGCAGGCACTCATTGACATTCCTGCAGGCTATCTGGCAGACCGCTTCGGACGCAAGCGGCTGCTCGTCATGAGCATGGTCGGCCTCGGCTGCATGACGGCGCTCGTGACGACCTCATCGAACTTCATCAGCGCGGCATTTTGGCGCCTTATGTTCGGCGTCACAGAGGGATGCTGGAACATTGTCATGTACTCGGTGGCAGGCTCGATCTTCCCCGCAGCGCGTGCGATGCTCAACGGCCTTATGATGACGTTTTACTCGATCGGCGCATATGTCGGCCCTGCCTACTACGGGTGGAGCCTTGAGACTACGGGCGAGTGGAGCATCGGGCTTCAGCACATGGGGGCTGTGACGGTTGTTTTCGGACTCCTGCTCATCGTGGGGTTCAAGTCAAAGTACACGGACACGTCCAAGGATGTCAAGCAGCTTCATCTGGTCGAGGCGGTGCGCACCGTCGGCTTCAATAAAGTTGTCTGGCTTGCCGTGCTGATTCAGATTTTGAACATCATCCCATACTGGGGATTCGCGTCGATGGGGCCGTATCTCTTCATGACGTACAAGGGGTTCAGTGCGACGGAGGCGGGGCAGTTCTTCGGCGCGATCTACGGCATCGGGGGACTCAGCGGTGTCCTCCTGGGGTTCTTCGCCGATCGCTTCGGACGGAGGCCAACGGTGCTCTTCCTCGCTGCGCTCAATGCACTCTGTGCGCTGCTCATCTTCCACGTCATGCCGCAAAACTCGCCGCTCCTCTACGTCGTCGGCGCAGTCATGGGCATCGGACTCCATGCGATCTACGTGCTCGGCTATACGATTGCACAGGACGGCGTGAGCCGGCAGCAGATCGGTCTTGCAACGGGCATTGTCGGCGCATCGAGCTACTTCCTCTCGTTCTTCTCAGGCCCCTTGATGGGCTTCCTGACGAGCACACTTGGCCATGCGGCGGCACTCGATATCATCGTCGTCGCCTTCGAAGCCGTGCTTGTCGTCGTTGCGTTCTTTATGAAGGAGACGCAGCACAGGGCAGAATCGAAATGA